The following proteins are encoded in a genomic region of Syngnathus acus chromosome 22, fSynAcu1.2, whole genome shotgun sequence:
- the strn3 gene encoding striatin-3 isoform X2: MLEYALKQERAKYHKLKYGTELNQGDLKMPSFESDAKDSEVSALATNSQLTWKQGRQLLRQYLQEVGYTDTILDVRTQRVRSLLGLSTPEQNGSVEKKNLQQLINGKDGKRSPGDVLETFNFLENAEDSDEDDDEDGELMDDIGNDVRHHRKHKNKAGNEGLASEEDASDTEEALKEFDFLVTAEDGEGAGEARSSGDGTEWAEPLPFVPGVGNDFLMGGADRVLESVLGLGDLADLTVANDDVEFGYDLASNQESSFRKTWNPKYTLRSHFDGVRALAFHPLEPCLLTVSEDHTLKLWNLTKTLAAKKSASLDVEPVYTFRAHAGPVLSLAVTADGEHCFSGGVDTTIRWWNVPGPNVDPYDTYDAGALAGTWVGHVDAVWALAYSGIKNRLLSCSADGTVKLWNPREENPCISTLNAAAEHGIPTSVNFDGCDPARAVVSFDSGDVVLYDLETAQSALVLKGQGKGSRPGCHHIYRAVGHPTLAVTITAHEDRSIKFFDNKSGKVIHAMVAHLDAVTSLAVDPNGIYLMSGSHDCSLRLWNLDSKTCVQEITAHRKKSDEAIYDVTFHPSKAYIASAGADALARVYV; the protein is encoded by the exons ATGTTGGAGTATGCTCTCAAGCAAGAgag GGCCAAGTATCACAAGTTGAAATATGGAACAGAGTTGAATCAAGGCGACTTGAAGATGCCCAGCTTTGAGTCAG ACGCCAAAGACTCAGAAGTGTCGGCGCTCGCCACCAACAGTCAGCTGACGTGGAAACAAGGAAGACAGCTGCTGAGACA GTACCTTCAGGAAGTGGGCTATACGGACACCATCTTGGACGTGCGCACGCAGCGTGTGCGCTCGCTGCTGGGCTTGTCGACGCCAGAGCAGAACGGGTCGGTGGAGAAGAAGAACCTGCAGCAGCTTATCAACGGCAAGGATGGCAAACG GAGTCCAGGTGACGTTCTGGAGACGTTCAACTTTCTGGAGAACGCCGAGGACAGCGACGAAGACGACGATGAGGACGGAGAGCTCATGGATGACATTGGCAATGATGTCAGACATCACaggaaacacaaaaacaag GCGGGCAATGAGGGTCTGGCGTCCGAGGAGGACGCCAGCGACACGGAGGAGGCACTGAAGGAGTTTGACTTCCTGGTGACGGCCGAGGACGGCGAAGGCGCCGGCGAGGCACGCAGCTCTGGAGACGGGACGGAGTGGG CTGAACCGCTGCCGTTCGTGCCTGGGGTGGGGAACGACTTCCTAATGGGAGGGGCCGACCGCGTCTTGGAGAGCGTGCTGGGATTGGGCGATCTGGCCGACCTCACCGTCGCCAACGACGATGTGGAATTCGGCTACGAC CTGGCGTCCAATCAGGAGTCGTCATTCCGGAAGACGTGGAACCCCAAGTACACGCTGCGCAGCCACTTTGACGGCGTGCGGGCGCTTGCCTTCCACCCGCTGGAGCCCTGCCTGCTCACCGTGTCTGAGGACCACACGCTCAAGCTGTGGAATCTCACCAAGACGCTCGCCGCCAAAAA AAGCGCCTCGCTGGACGTGGAGCCGGTCTACACGTTCAGAGCTCATGC CGGCCCCGTGCTGTCGCTAGCCGTCACGGCCGACGGTGAGCACTGCTTCAGCGGCGGTGTGGACACCACCATCCGGTGGTGGAACGTTCCCGGCCCAAATGTGGACCCCTACGACACGTACG ACGCTGGCGCGCTGGCAGGGACGTGGGTGGGCCATGTGGATGCCGTGTGGGCTTTGGCCTACAGCGGCATCAAGAACCGCCTCCTGTCCTGCTCGGCCGACGGGACGGTCAAGCTGTGGAACCCTCGTGAGGAGAACCCCTGCATCAGCACTTTGAATGCCGCCGCAG AGCACGGCATCCCCACCTCGGTGAACTTTGACGGCTGTGACCCCGCCCGCGCCGTGGTGTCATTTGACAGCGGAGACGTGGTGCTCTACGACCTGGAGACGGCTCAGAGTGCGCTAGTGCTGAAGGGCCAGGGCAAAGGAA GCCGTCCTGGCTGCCATCACATCTACAGGGCGGTGGGCCATCCCACACTGGCTGTCACCATCACGGCACACGAGGACAGAAGCATCAAGTTTTTCGACAACAAGTCAG GTAAGGTGATCCACGCCATGGTGGCCCACCTGGACGCCGTCACCAGCCTGGCGGTGGATCCAAACGGGATCTACTTGATGTCCGGCA GTCACGACTGCTCGCTGCGCTTATGGAATCTGGACTCCAAGACGTGCGTGCAGGAGATCACAGCGCACCGCAAGAAGAGCGACGAGGCCATTTACGACGTGACCTTTCACCCCTCCAAGGCCTACATCGCCTCGGCCGGAGCCGACGCCCTCGCCAGGGTTTACGTGTAG